The DNA segment CATGCCGGGGGCTTAGGCTTCGGAATGAAATGGATGATGGGCTGGATGAACGATACGTTAAAGTATTTTAAAAATGATCCCATCAACCGGAAGTACCATCACCATCAGCTTACTTTTAGCATCACTTATGCTTTCAGTGAAAACTTTATGCTGCCTTTTTCTCACGATGAAGTGGTCCATGGCAAGTCTTCCATGATTTATAAAATGCCGGGTGATGAGTGGCAGAAGTTTGCAAACCTCCGTCTTTTATATGCATACATGTTTACGCAGCCAGGGACAAAGTTGTTATTTATGGGGAATGAATTTGCTCAGACCCATGAATGGGATTTTAAAAGCTCACTCGACTGGCATTTACTCCAGCATGCACCGCATTTGGGGATGCAGAAAACAGTAAGGGCGATTAACAATTTATACCGTTCTGAGCCTGCCTTGTATGAACACAGTTTTTCTTATGAGGGCTTTGAATGGATCAATGCTGATGATGCCGCACATTCTGTCTATATCTACCTTAGAAAGGGAAGCAAAGCAAAGGACACTTTAATTGTGATCCTAAACATGACACCGGTATATCGGGAAAATTATCGGATTGGATTGCCATTTAAAGGCAAATGGAAAGAGATTTTTAGTACAGATGCGCAAGAGTTTTTTGGAAGTGGCAAGCACAATGAAAAACTAATGGTCTCGGAACAAGTAGATTGCCATGGTCGTGAAAATTCCCTGGTATTGCAGATCCCACCATTGGGAGCGATCATTTTAAAACAAGGGAAATAATCATTTTTTCCATCGGTAAAAAGCAAATGCTGCGGCAAGGCCAATCAGGATAAACGAGCTATAATAGTAAATCGGAGACCATCCCGCTTTGGGAAGGTTGATGCTTTGGTCATAGCCCATAAAGATGAGCGCATCCCAATAATAGGGGAGGTATTGATTGGCACTTTGCTGAGGACTATTTAGCCAGTTTAACTTTGCTTCATGTAAGGACCGGCTGATTTCCTTTCCCCCGAGTAGATTTTTATAGGTCTCTGCCGTTATTTTCGCGGCCGCGTCATCATTTACATTCCAGAGCGTAGCAATGGTGCCTTGTGTTCCAATGGCAGCGAAACCTCTGCTTAGGCTAATGATGCCTTCTCCATCTGCCATCATCCCATCTGCGGTTCTGCAGGCACTGAGTACCACCAGACCGGGTGCATTTTGCAGGGCCGACAACTCAAATAAGAACACCTGATCATCATAAAAAGAGAGCGTGGGCTCTTTCCGTACACCTGAAAGGTAAGAATGGCTACTGATGTGTAACACATCTGCCTGTTCAAAGGCCTTTAGGAAATCTTTTGTACCTGCATCTTTATCCATTAAGAATTCGCCGGAGACCAATTTTTTTAAGGAAGCTGCTTCAAGGGCAACTGCAGGAATGGCCTGTTTGTTGTCGCCCTGATGGGTGATGAACAATCCTGCAAATTTTTCCGTTCCCAGGCCGCGTTTTTCGGATAAGCTATTGTGCTTTCTTTTGCTTTGGTTGATCCAGGTTTGGATGGAGAAAGCATAAGCAATGTTTTGTTTTTTCAAAAGAAATGGCCATTTGGAAATAACGGTTTGGTAGGATTGATCGGTAATCAGTCCTTCAAAAGAAAGTTTTCCCAGTGCTTCGTCAGGGACAATAATCAGGTGCTCATTTTTTGGAAAACTGAAGTCGCCCATTAAGGTCTGGTAACAACGGTATGATGCGTCGAAGAAAGCTTTAGGATCGTTCATCATGGCTTCCGGGCCATGGCTGTAATAGGTCTCTACAAAATTACTGATCCTTTGTTTTACTGCTGCGGCATGCTTGATTCTGGTGACCTGCTTCAGCTGCCTGTTGTTGATCTCAATGGCGTAAATATCGCTGCTACCGGAAAAGAATTCGATAAAATGCGCCTTGGCAGGCAGTCTTTTCAGCATGGTTTCCGTATTCAGTTCGGTAGCTACATTCCAGGCCAGGGCGGGATAACGTTCCCTTATTTTTTTATTGACGTATTCCAGTTTAAATTTCAGGTCAGCGCTGGTTTTTGCGGCATGATGAATATCTCCGGGATCTTGCAGTGCCATTTTTTCCTGATAGGCGATGGCGCTTTCCAGATTTTGTTTCTGAATAAAGAGGGGTTCTTTGGTTTGAAGAATCAGTTGTTGCTGATTACGCCTGATGTCGTCCAATAAAGTCCTTGCTTTGGTTTGTTCCATCAGGTTTAGGATGACTTCTGCATAATGCTGCTGTTTGGTTTTTTCCAATAATCCAAATGCGATGGCGATGGCTTTCTCTGCCATTTGCTTCGTTTCCGATTGAAAACGTTGTTTTGTTTTTACGTCAGCGAGCTCAAAGCGGATTTTATCTCCCGCTAAAAGCGACCATCTGATGTTTTGAAGGGCTTCTTTTTCTTCTCCTAAAAGAGAGTAAACCAGGGATCGTTGATAAAATACATCCTGTAAACGGTTGTCGCCGAAAATTTTGTTGGGATTGATCTGCCCTTCGGAATTTAAAAGCCCCAGGGTACTTAAGGTTTGATTGAAAAAGCTCAAAGCCGCCTTGCCTTGTAGTGTGCTCAATTTTATTTTCCCCAGTTGGGTGATGATGCGGGCTTTTTCCCGTAACCTGTTTCCTTTGTAATACTGTTCGTTGGTTTTTAAGGCCAATTGGTAATAATGGGCTGAACGTGGTAGATTTTTTAGGGCCAGATGAACATCGCCGGCGGTAATGTAACTGCTCAATAACCAGTAGGCCGTTTCTTCATTTTTTATGGTATTTTTTTGTCGGGCAATATTGTTGGAAATAACCGCCTCTGCTTCCTTTAATTCATTTTTATCGCTGTAAATATCAGCAAGGGTATTGTTTAAAAGAATAGATAGGGGCGAGGTTGATTTGACCTTTTGTTTGCCCAGCTGAATACATTCCAGGGCTTTTTTGAAATCTCCGATGGAGCGATAAGAAATGCCGAGGTTATTGTATGTGGAAGCAGTAAGTTCGTCATTGTGTTCCTTCAAGGCAAAGTTTAGTGTTTTCTGCTGGATAAAAATCGCCTTTTCATAATCTCCAAGCCGGGTATAATTATTGGCCCAGGGTTTTAATACAAAATCAGAAATGTCCATATCGACATGATGCTCCAGCCAGTAATTGTAAGCCTGCTCATAACAATTGATGGAGTTGAGGATATTTCCGGCATACATTTGATTATAGCCCTGGTGACTCAATAACAATAGCCAGGCCTGCATTTCTTCGGCAGATTTTGGGCCTCGCCAAGCGTCTGCAGAGCTGTTCATCAGAAAGGAGAGGGTCTCCCTGGGATGTGCCTGGGTATAGTCAATTCTGGTGTAGATCCAATCACTCAGATTGTTGCTTCTTTTGAGTGAGTCAAGCGATCTTTTTATAGGCGCAGGCAGGACCTCTGTTTTTTGTGCGGCGAGGAATGTTGAAAACAATAAGAGAAAGGCGAAAAGACTGCCCCTGATCATTTTTCTGATTAGAATTTCCACGTTAAATAAGTGATTAACCTGTTGTTGCTATGTTGCAAAGTATATAAATAACGGAAGCCGATAGCCGGACCAACATGCACCTTCCCCACTTGAATATCGGCAAAGAAGGTATTTTGAAAATCATTGAAGCTGCTGCTGATCTTTTTAAAGCTTTTTATAATCGGGGGGCTGCTTCCTGCTGCGCTTGCTTCGAGCACAATGGTTCGGAGCGGTGTGGCCTGTTTATCAAGGTTAAAGGAAACCAATGTGCCAATGCCGGCACCGAAATATTTGTTGAAATTGCGCCTGATCTGTAGCGGGACCAGGTTGATCGTAACTACCCTGATCTTTGCGGTGCTATCAACATAATCGATCTTTTCTTCTTTTCTATTCGGAACGGGGATGAACCTTCCATCTCCAGGTGTTCTTTTGATCAGGAATTCTTTTTCTGAAAAGGAGTTCATGTACAGCTCCGCCTGAAAAAAGTAACGGTGTGGGGCATAAGGCGCAATACTCAGTCCGAGGGTAATGTTCTTTTGTCCGGAAAAGGGACTGTTGCCGCTTTCAAATGGAAAACCATACCCAGCAATGATTCCCGGTGATAGTCCTGTCTTATATTTTCCTGTAGCCCTGTTGGTATAGATTGGCTCATTTTTGTCAAAGACAATTGCTGCGCCACTTCTGAAGGGCAGTTTTTTAGGTTTTTCCAGAAATCCGATCTTATATTCCACATAACCCATGGTGGAATCTGCATCATTCACTCCTTTCTGCTGTAAGCCTGGGAGATAAATGTTTTTGAAAACAAAATGAACGCTATCAACTGTTCTTACGGTATCCATACAGCTTTGATTAACATAGGCTGCATCACAATTTACAATTTTGGGTTTTGAATCCAGGATCTCAATTGACGCGATATTCAGGTTTGGGGGAATGGCTACACCAACATCTACCTTTTTTGCGGGTCCTTTACCCGTGTTTTGGAATTTAACTTTATAGGTTAATTTTCTATTTTTTCCGGTAAAGCGATAATTCATTCTGCTGTTTTTAAGCATCATTTTATTCGGATCATGAGAAGCTACAATCTGCAGTTCCATCGTGAAAAATTCAGTCGCTGCCAGTGCATCGTCAGGAATAAACATGCCTGTGAGTTTGACTACCGCATTGGTGTCTTTAATCATTTCTGGTGTTGTTTTTAAATGAAGAAAGAGAAAGTTCTCCTGTCCGGATTTTAGGTTTTGGAATTTCCAACCTTCCGCTTTTCTAAAAGCGTTCATTTTTTCTTTGATCAAAGCGCTGCCTTCCGGATCAAATACCGGGATGGTAGTTTCCGGAGCAGCCGGCCCTTTTAGTGAGGCGGTATATGGATTCAGGGTTTGTTGTTTTAAGGCGGCGAAGCTGCCATATTTATCCATCTCCGACTTTTTCTCGTTGTAATAACTTCGGACTTCAGCGAGTTCAAAGTTGTCTTTATTGAATTCTTTGTCGTTGTATAAAAAGGCAATGGTACCGCTTAAATTGGCAATGCCATTCTCCGGTTTATTCCGATATCCCAATACCAGCATCATGTCATCACCAGGTTTAGGCATGCAATTGGTTTTCATTTCAATAGATCCGCCG comes from the Pedobacter sp. FW305-3-2-15-E-R2A2 genome and includes:
- a CDS encoding CHAT domain-containing tetratricopeptide repeat protein; its protein translation is MEILIRKMIRGSLFAFLLLFSTFLAAQKTEVLPAPIKRSLDSLKRSNNLSDWIYTRIDYTQAHPRETLSFLMNSSADAWRGPKSAEEMQAWLLLLSHQGYNQMYAGNILNSINCYEQAYNYWLEHHVDMDISDFVLKPWANNYTRLGDYEKAIFIQQKTLNFALKEHNDELTASTYNNLGISYRSIGDFKKALECIQLGKQKVKSTSPLSILLNNTLADIYSDKNELKEAEAVISNNIARQKNTIKNEETAYWLLSSYITAGDVHLALKNLPRSAHYYQLALKTNEQYYKGNRLREKARIITQLGKIKLSTLQGKAALSFFNQTLSTLGLLNSEGQINPNKIFGDNRLQDVFYQRSLVYSLLGEEKEALQNIRWSLLAGDKIRFELADVKTKQRFQSETKQMAEKAIAIAFGLLEKTKQQHYAEVILNLMEQTKARTLLDDIRRNQQQLILQTKEPLFIQKQNLESAIAYQEKMALQDPGDIHHAAKTSADLKFKLEYVNKKIRERYPALAWNVATELNTETMLKRLPAKAHFIEFFSGSSDIYAIEINNRQLKQVTRIKHAAAVKQRISNFVETYYSHGPEAMMNDPKAFFDASYRCYQTLMGDFSFPKNEHLIIVPDEALGKLSFEGLITDQSYQTVISKWPFLLKKQNIAYAFSIQTWINQSKRKHNSLSEKRGLGTEKFAGLFITHQGDNKQAIPAVALEAASLKKLVSGEFLMDKDAGTKDFLKAFEQADVLHISSHSYLSGVRKEPTLSFYDDQVFLFELSALQNAPGLVVLSACRTADGMMADGEGIISLSRGFAAIGTQGTIATLWNVNDDAAAKITAETYKNLLGGKEISRSLHEAKLNWLNSPQQSANQYLPYYWDALIFMGYDQSINLPKAGWSPIYYYSSFILIGLAAAFAFYRWKK
- a CDS encoding PKD domain-containing protein; translated protein: MKKLVCILALLSFGTAFAQTQIVPADTVPAIIHHQSESNGIKFSSTLRPLRQIAGAPEPFYTYFWEFGDGSFSFEKEPTHFFPDDKLYQVRLFATNSYDDGKRPPTRPKPLKPGTSRPVLASNQGSSLFKSGGSIEMKTNCMPKPGDDMMLVLGYRNKPENGIANLSGTIAFLYNDKEFNKDNFELAEVRSYYNEKKSEMDKYGSFAALKQQTLNPYTASLKGPAAPETTIPVFDPEGSALIKEKMNAFRKAEGWKFQNLKSGQENFLFLHLKTTPEMIKDTNAVVKLTGMFIPDDALAATEFFTMELQIVASHDPNKMMLKNSRMNYRFTGKNRKLTYKVKFQNTGKGPAKKVDVGVAIPPNLNIASIEILDSKPKIVNCDAAYVNQSCMDTVRTVDSVHFVFKNIYLPGLQQKGVNDADSTMGYVEYKIGFLEKPKKLPFRSGAAIVFDKNEPIYTNRATGKYKTGLSPGIIAGYGFPFESGNSPFSGQKNITLGLSIAPYAPHRYFFQAELYMNSFSEKEFLIKRTPGDGRFIPVPNRKEEKIDYVDSTAKIRVVTINLVPLQIRRNFNKYFGAGIGTLVSFNLDKQATPLRTIVLEASAAGSSPPIIKSFKKISSSFNDFQNTFFADIQVGKVHVGPAIGFRYLYTLQHSNNRLITYLTWKF